A part of Bacillus rossius redtenbacheri isolate Brsri chromosome 1, Brsri_v3, whole genome shotgun sequence genomic DNA contains:
- the LOC134528538 gene encoding uncharacterized protein LOC134528538 has product MPPKIKKGETLPWHKVKNVVTLKKDDVKRTIELLARDKKSDANKRFSNCVSKKNTLRKRCSGLLPGSATYMALELRKCVLRRDWTSATRLLLCFLPVAPRTLELLVWRVCILILFHHPLSTDELREDFVRMTTGVDQVEGILENILRLPERPS; this is encoded by the exons ATGccaccaaaaataaaaaagggtGAAACGTTACCTTGGCATAAAGTAAAGAATGTTGTGACCTTAAAGAAAGACGATGTG aaaagaaCAATTGAATTATTAGCTAGGGATAAGAAGTCAGATGCTAATAAGAGGTTTTCTAACTGTGTATCAAAGAAAAACACTTTGAGAAAAAGATGCTCAG GACTGCTGCCCGGCTCAGCCACCTACATGGCCCTGGAGTTGCGCAAGTGCGTCCTGCGGCGAGACTGGACCAGCGCCACGCGCCTGCTGCTGTGCTTCCTGCCCGTCGCCCCCAGGACCCTGGAGCTGCTCGTCTGGAGG GTGTGCATTTTGATTCTCTTCCATCATCCTTTGTCGACTGATGAGCTCAGGGAGGATTTTGTGAG GATGACGACGGGCGTGGATCAAGTCGAGGGCATTTTGGAGAACATATTGAGACTCCCTGAGAGACCTTCCTAG